Within Vannielia litorea, the genomic segment CGCAGGCGATGTAGGCGTTGAGCCGCTCGATGCGGTGGGCAAATCCGTGTTCGGTCAGAAAATTCAGTGCGCGGTAGGCGACCGGCGGCTTGTCGCCCAGCCCCTCGGCGGCGAGCCGTTCCAGCAGGTCGTAGGCGCCGATTGCCTTGTGGCTCTCGAGCAGGATCTCCAGCGCGCGCCGGCGCAGCGGCGTGAGGCGGGCCCCACGCGCGGCGCAGGCCGCCTCGGCGGCGGCGAGCGCGGTGGACACGCAGGCGCGGTGATCGTGCGGGGCAAAGCCGGTGGGGTCGGACATGAGCGATCCGTTATGTTGTAACAGTGTGCTACCTAGCCCCGATGGCCCGGCGCTTCAAGTCTCGCGTCACGCCTCGGTGTCGAGCCAGATGGTGATCGGGCCGTCGTTGACAAGGGCCACCTTCATGTCGGTGGCAAAGCGTCCGCGTCGGGTGGGGATGCCAAGACCGGCGAGGGTCTCGGCGAAATGCTCGTAGAGCGCGCGGCCGGTTTCGGGCGCGGCGGCGGTGGAAAACCCGGGCCGGTTGCCCCGGCGGGTGTCGGCCGCGAGGGTGAACTGGCTGACGACCAGTGCGGCGCCGCCCGTGTCTGAGACCGAGCGGTTCATCTTGCCGGCCTCGTCCTGGAAGATGCGCAGCTTGGCGACGCGGGCGGCGAGTTTCTCGGCCTCGGCCTCGGTGTCGCCCTCCATCGCACAGACCAGCACCAGCAGGCCCGGGCCGATTTCGGCGATCCGCACTCCCTCGACGGTGACGGAGGCCTCGAGCACCCGCTGCAGGAGTGCCCTCACGCAAGCTCCTCCGCCCAAGGCGGGTTGGCCCCGGCACGCTGGACGGTGACGGCGGCGGCCTTCACGCCAAGGCGCAGCGCTTCGATCACCACCTCCTTGGGGAGCCCCTCGGTCAGCGCTCTCTTCGAGAGCGCCCCGGCCCGGTCGAGGCCCGCCAGCACGCCCGCGTTGAAGGTGTCGCCCGCGCCTACGGTATCGACCACCTCGACCCGCTCGGCCAGCACCGTGTGGGCCCCCGAGGCGAGGTAGGCGGTGACCCCCTTGGCGCCTTCGGTGACGCAGATCATCTTCGGCCCCTTGGCCAGCAGCTCCTCGGCGTGCGCGGCGGGGTCGGCATCGCCGAACATCCAGCGCAGGTCTTCATCCGACAGCTTGAGGATATCGGTATGGGCCAGCATCGCCTCGGTGCGGGCGCGATACTCGGCCTCGTCGGGGATGAAATCGGGGCGGACGTTGACGTCCATCATGATGAGCTTGCCCTTCGAGTGGCGCTTCATCAGCGAGAAATAGGTATCGCAGCAGGGTTTTACCGCGAGCGAGATACCGCCGAAGAACACCGCCCTGGCAGCGCGGGGCAGGGCGGGCAGGTCGCGGACGCGGATCATCCGACCGGCGCTGCCCTCGTCGAAGAAGGCATATTCCGCCTGGCCGTTGGTCAGCCGGACGAAGGCCAGCGTGGTGGGGCGGTCGGACCGGATCAGCAGGTCGGGCCCGACCCTGGAGGCCGCCAGCCCGGCGACCAGCTGCTCACCGAAGATGTCGTTGGACACGCCCGAGACAAGGCCGACCTGCGAACCGAGGCGGCCAAGCGCGATGGCGGTATTGTAGACGGAGCCGCCGCAGACCGGCAGAAACATCGCCTCGCCACCCTTGCTCTCGCGCGGGAGCATGTCGATCAGGGCTTCGCCTGCACAGATGATCATCGGGTCCCCTCCGGTGCGCCGTTACCGCTAACAGTTCCTTGCTGGTAACGGCTCTAGCCGAAAGCGGCTGCACGATGCAAGAGGCGCGCCACGGGGCGGAGCGCCGCAGCCCGCCCTACTGGCTCATCGCCACCGCGTAGCCGATGGCCCCTGCCACGATCACGCCCAGCACCACGGCGAAGGCGATCTTCCAGGCCGACCAGGGCCGCTCGCCCTGCACCTTGCCCGACTGGCCGTTGACCACGAAGCGGTAGCTCTTGCCCTTGTACTTGTAGGCCGCCAGCCAGACCGGCAGCAGGATATGCTTGAAGGTGATGTCGCTCATGTCGGTCGAAAGGGTGATGATCTTCTGCTGGTCGCCCCCGATATCGAAGCGCACGTCGCGGCGGATGGTGGCCTCCATGACGCCCTTGGCCTCCTCGAACCCTTCGGCCAGGTCCACCTGGTAGCCCTCGGCACGGAACCCGGCGAGAAAATGCGGCGCGTAGGGCTCGAGGCCGGTCAGGTTCCAGGGTTCGAGCCCGTCGGTGTATTTCTTCGGCAGCGACCGGGAGGCCAGCACCAGCACGTCATCGAACCAGCGTGCCACCCGGCCCTTCACCGGGGTCCAGGCGATCTTGCGGACCCGTCGTTGCTCCGGCTTTCCGTCGCGCATCACGGTTTCGGTGACGTAGTAGTAGACCCCGCGCATGCCGGTGTAGCGGCTCTTGGTGTCGGCGTCATAGGTCCAGTAGGGGACGTAGATGCCCTGCATCCTGCGGCCCTTGCGGGCGTAGTCCTGCAAGCCGCCGGGCGCGAACCAGAGCTTTCCGAGCCACTGGGTCATCGCGTCGCGTGCCTGCTCCTCCTTCAGCGCGAAGGGCACGAGGCCCTTGGGCTTGATGTGGCGGTGGGTGCCGGTGTCGGTCACGATGGGCGTGGCGCAGAACGGGCACTCGGTGGCGTGGGCATCCTGATCGAACTCCACCTGAGCGCCGCAACTCGTGCACTGCGTGACCCGGGTTTCCTCCATCTCGGCCTCGGGCAGCTGGGCCCTCAGGGCGGCTTCGTAATCGAGCTCCTCGATGGCGGGCGGCGCCTGGGTCTCCATCACCGCCTCGTCGCGGTGGCCGCAGTGGTCGCACATGAGCGTGGAGGAGGCAGGGTCGAACCGCATGTCGGCACCGCAGGCGGGGCAGGGAAAGCGATGTTCTTCGTTGGCGGTGGAATCGATGCTGGTCATGGAAATCGCGCTTGAGCCGGAATGGGTTGGCCGCAGGTTAGGGGAAGGCGCGGAGCAGGGCCAGAGTCCTAACGTCTTTCGAGCCCCATGCGGCCAAGAAGGCCATCCTTGAGGATGAACTGGTGGTAGAGCGCGGCGGCGGTGTGGGCGGCGGCGGTGAGGAGCAGGAGCGTTTTCAGCAGCTCATGCACATCGGCTGCCTCTTCCCATCGGAGATAGAAGGCAAAGCCGCCCGACCAGGGCGTGGCGATCGCCAGCGCGTAGAGCGCCCAATGGCTCGCCTCGGCGACACGTTTCTGCCAGGCCGGATCGGCCTCGGGCGGCGGCGGCGCACCGCGGAAGAGCCGCAGGGCGAGACGGGCCAGCATGAGGAAGAAGACGGTGAGGCCAAGGATGCCGTGGAACGGCAGGGCGGCATCGGCGGGCAAGTCCTCCCAGTCGTCCATCTGGTCGGAAAGCAGGAAGGCGACGACGATGAGGATCACCACGAGCCAATGGAGGAGGATCTGGAGCCGGGAGTAGCTGGCGGGGCGGGGCATGGCGGGGCCTTGAAAAAAGCCGCGCCCGTTGGGGCGCGGCGGAAACGATCGAGCCTTGCGGGAACCGGTGCTCCCTGTCTCACACTCCCGGCGGCGTGGGCGGGGGGAGGATGGTGAAGAGTTGGGCGAGTTCGGGGATGTCGCCGGCCTTGATCCAGCCGTCCTGGCCGGCGGTCCAGACCATGGAGTCGCGGCTGAGCGAGCCTTCCTGCGCCATCCGGCCCATGCGGGCCTTGGAGAAGGGGCCGTCGGTCGCGCCGCCCGCGGCGACGTGCCAGAGCTTTTCGACCGGCGGCGGGGGCGGGGGCGGCGGGGCGGCGTGGTGCGTGGGGGCGTAGCCGGGCTGGCCGCCGGGCTGGTGGGTGGCGTGGCCCGCGGGCGCACCCCAGGGGCCGGGCTGGGGCTGGCCATAGCCCGGTTGGCCGTAGCCCTGGGGGTTCATCGCGTTCGCCATCTGGCCCGCCATCGCCATGCCCATGCCCATGCCGAGGCCGGCGCCCATCCCGCCCCCGCCTGCGCCGGGGTTGGCGGCGGCCGCGCTCATCGCTTCGGCGGCGGCGAACTGGGTGTATTTGCCGAGATCGCCCACCACGCCCATGGAGGTGCGCTTGTCGAGCACCTCCTCGACCGCCGGCGGCAGGGAAATGTTCTCGATGTAGAGCTCGGGAATGATCATGCCGTATTCGGAGAGGGTCTTGCTGACCTCGGTGGAGATGATCTTGCCCATGTCGGCGGTGTTGGCCGCCATGTCGAGCACCGGGATGCCGCTTCCGGCCATCACGCGGGAGGCCTCCTGCACGATGATGTTGCGGATCTGGAAGGTGATCTCGTCGGCGGTGAACTCGCCGTCGGTGCCGACGATCTCGGCCATGAAGAGGGCAGGGTCGCTCACCTTGACCGAGTAGGTGCCGAAGGCGCGGATACGGGTCGGGCCGAACTCGGGGTCACGCAGCATGACCGGGTTCTTGGTGCCCCACTTGTTGTCGTTGAAGCGGGTGGTGTTGACGAAGTAGATCTCGCTCTTGAACGGCGACTGAAAGCCATGGTCCCAGTGCTGGAGCTTGGTCATGATCGGCATGTTGTTGGT encodes:
- a CDS encoding transcriptional repressor, with amino-acid sequence MSDPTGFAPHDHRACVSTALAAAEAACAARGARLTPLRRRALEILLESHKAIGAYDLLERLAAEGLGDKPPVAYRALNFLTEHGFAHRIERLNAYIACAHPEAGVGHGAAFLICRDCGRVAESLSEKTPLGKDAREAGFTVEDAVIEARGLCPQCQPGSAA
- the dtd gene encoding D-aminoacyl-tRNA deacylase; this encodes MRALLQRVLEASVTVEGVRIAEIGPGLLVLVCAMEGDTEAEAEKLAARVAKLRIFQDEAGKMNRSVSDTGGAALVVSQFTLAADTRRGNRPGFSTAAAPETGRALYEHFAETLAGLGIPTRRGRFATDMKVALVNDGPITIWLDTEA
- a CDS encoding carbohydrate kinase family protein, which translates into the protein MIICAGEALIDMLPRESKGGEAMFLPVCGGSVYNTAIALGRLGSQVGLVSGVSNDIFGEQLVAGLAASRVGPDLLIRSDRPTTLAFVRLTNGQAEYAFFDEGSAGRMIRVRDLPALPRAARAVFFGGISLAVKPCCDTYFSLMKRHSKGKLIMMDVNVRPDFIPDEAEYRARTEAMLAHTDILKLSDEDLRWMFGDADPAAHAEELLAKGPKMICVTEGAKGVTAYLASGAHTVLAERVEVVDTVGAGDTFNAGVLAGLDRAGALSKRALTEGLPKEVVIEALRLGVKAAAVTVQRAGANPPWAEELA
- a CDS encoding TFIIB-type zinc finger domain-containing protein, giving the protein MTSIDSTANEEHRFPCPACGADMRFDPASSTLMCDHCGHRDEAVMETQAPPAIEELDYEAALRAQLPEAEMEETRVTQCTSCGAQVEFDQDAHATECPFCATPIVTDTGTHRHIKPKGLVPFALKEEQARDAMTQWLGKLWFAPGGLQDYARKGRRMQGIYVPYWTYDADTKSRYTGMRGVYYYVTETVMRDGKPEQRRVRKIAWTPVKGRVARWFDDVLVLASRSLPKKYTDGLEPWNLTGLEPYAPHFLAGFRAEGYQVDLAEGFEEAKGVMEATIRRDVRFDIGGDQQKIITLSTDMSDITFKHILLPVWLAAYKYKGKSYRFVVNGQSGKVQGERPWSAWKIAFAVVLGVIVAGAIGYAVAMSQ
- a CDS encoding cytochrome b translates to MPRPASYSRLQILLHWLVVILIVVAFLLSDQMDDWEDLPADAALPFHGILGLTVFFLMLARLALRLFRGAPPPPEADPAWQKRVAEASHWALYALAIATPWSGGFAFYLRWEEAADVHELLKTLLLLTAAAHTAAALYHQFILKDGLLGRMGLERR
- a CDS encoding SPFH domain-containing protein, which produces MGILDFLSGEFIDVIHWTDDTRDTMVWRFERYGHEIKYGAKLTVREGQAAVFIHEGQLADVFAPGMYMLETNNMPIMTKLQHWDHGFQSPFKSEIYFVNTTRFNDNKWGTKNPVMLRDPEFGPTRIRAFGTYSVKVSDPALFMAEIVGTDGEFTADEITFQIRNIIVQEASRVMAGSGIPVLDMAANTADMGKIISTEVSKTLSEYGMIIPELYIENISLPPAVEEVLDKRTSMGVVGDLGKYTQFAAAEAMSAAAANPGAGGGGMGAGLGMGMGMAMAGQMANAMNPQGYGQPGYGQPQPGPWGAPAGHATHQPGGQPGYAPTHHAAPPPPPPPPVEKLWHVAAGGATDGPFSKARMGRMAQEGSLSRDSMVWTAGQDGWIKAGDIPELAQLFTILPPPTPPGV